The following proteins are co-located in the Palaemon carinicauda isolate YSFRI2023 chromosome 30, ASM3689809v2, whole genome shotgun sequence genome:
- the LOC137623365 gene encoding uncharacterized protein, protein MVRLQRPKEPTSLSGTGIPVWQSPGKEDTTRPPQPLNILQCQNQSQEPPPRFPFDAHSSLFFTQLIRRAPPKMLRCTTAAFRSNHPKMLFLIARWTFETQTQDPVSYASLRQTQEPVSYASLRQTQDPVSYASLRQTQEPVSYASLRQTQDPVSYASLRQTQEPVSYASLRQTQDPVSYASLRQTQEPVSYASLRQTQDPVSYASLRQTQEPVSYASLRQTQDPVSYASLRQTQDPVSYASLRQTQEPVSYASLRQTQEPVSYASLRQTQDPVSYASLRQTQEPVSYASLRQTQEPVSYASLRQTQEPVSYASLRQTQDPVSYASLRQTQEPVSYASLRQTQEPVSYASLRQTQEPVSYASLRQTQEPVSYASLRQTQEPVSYASLRQTQEPVSYASLRQTQDPVSYASLRQTQEPVSYASLRQTQEPVSYASLRQTQEPVSYASLRQTQEPVSYASLRQTQEPVSYASLRQTQEPVSYASLRQTQEPVSYASLRQTQDPVSYASLRQTSLRQTQDPVSYASLRQTQEPVSYASLRQTQDPVSYASLRQTQDPVSYASLRQTQEPVSYASLRQTQDPVPHASLRQTQDPVSYASLRQSKTNERVRKC, encoded by the exons atggtgaggttgcagcgaccaaaggaaccaacgagtttaagCGGTActggaatcccagtctggcaatcaccaggcaaggaggataccaccaggccaccacaacctttaaatATATTACAATGCCAAAATCAAAGCCAAGAACCGCCTCCACG CTTCCCATTCGATGCTCATTCATCCTTATTCTTTACCCAGCTTATCCGACGAGCTCCACCGAAGATGCTGAGATGCACAACAGCAGCCTTTAGAAGTAACCATCCAAAGATGCTGTTTCTCATCGCAAGATGGACTTTTGAAAC GCAAACGCAAGACCCCGTATCTTACGCAAGTTTAAGGCAAACGCAAGAGCCTGTATCTTACGCAAGTTTAAGGCAAACGCAAGACCCCGTATCTTACGCAAGTTTAAGGCAAACGCAAGAGCCTGTATCTTACGCAAGTTTAAGGCAAACGCAAGACCCCGTATCTTACGCAAGTTTAAGGCAAACGCAAGAGCCTGTATCTTACGCAAGTTTAAGGCAAACGCAAGACCCCGTATCTTACGCAAGTTTAAGGCAAACGCAAGAGCCTGTATCTTACGCAAGTTTAAGGCAAACGCAAGACCCCGTATCTTACGCAAGTTTAAGGCAAACGCAAGAGCCTGTATCTTACGCAAGTTTAAGGCAAACGCAAGACCCCGTATCTTACGCAAGTTTAAGGCAAACGCAAGACCCCGTATCTTACGCAAGTTTAAGGCAAACGCAAGAGCCCGTATCTTACGCAAGTTTAAGGCAAACGCAAGAGCCTGTATCTTACGCAAGTTTAAGGCAAACGCAAGACCCCGTATCTTACGCAAGTTTAAGGCAAACGCAAGAGCCCGTATCTTACGCAAGTTTAAGGCAAACGCAAGAGCCCGTATCTTACGCAAGTTTAAGGCAAACGCAAGAGCCTGTATCTTACGCAAGTTTAAGGCAAACGCAAGACCCCGTATCTTACGCAAGTTTAAGGCAAACGCAAGAGCCCGTATCTTACGCAAGTTTAAGGCAAACGCAAGAGCCCGTATCTTACGCAAGTTTAAGGCAAACGCAAGAGCCCGTATCTTACGCAAGTTTAAGGCAAACGCAAGAGCCCGTATCTTACGCAAGTTTAAGGCAAACGCAAGAGCCCGTATCTTACGCAAGTTTAAGGCAAACGCAAGAGCCCGTATCTTATGCAAGTTTAAGGCAAACGCAAGACCCCGTATCTTACGCAAGTTTAAGGCAAACGCAAGAGCCCGTATCTTACGCAAGTTTAAGGCAAACGCAAGAGCCCGTATCTTACGCAAGTTTAAGGCAAACGCAAGAGCCTGTATCTTACGCAAGTTTAAGGCAAACGCAAGAGCCCGTATCTTACGCAAGTTTAAGGCAAACGCAAGAGCCCGTATCTTACGCAAGTTTAAGGCAAACGCAAGAGCCCGTATCTTACGCAAGTTTAAGGCAAACGCAAGAGCCCGTATCTTACGCAAGTTTAAGGCAAACGCAAGACCCCGTATCTTACGCAAGTTTAAGGCAAACGAGTTTAAGGCAAACGCAAGACCCTGTATCTTACGCAAGTTTAAGGCAAACGCAAGAGCCTGTATCTTACGCAAGTTTAAGGCAAACGCAAGACCCTGTATCTTACGCAAGTTTAAGGCAAACGCAAGACCCTGTATCTTACGCAAGTTTAAGGCAAACGCAAGAGCCTGTATCTTACGCAAGTTTAAGGCAAACGCAAGACCCCGTACCTCACGCAAGTTTAAGGCAAACGCAAGACCCCGTATCTTACGCAAGtttaaggcaatctaaaacgaacgaacgagttAGGAAATGCTGA